One window from the genome of Neospora caninum Liverpool complete genome, chromosome VI encodes:
- a CDS encoding putative BRCA2 repeat-containing protein encodes MRSKESPGSQLFSLLDDLLEAGVVYLADVMAVELDDLDAVPAASSGASSSVSLPSSRHSASLSNVSLPPFSSSAHSSPPVPLSCFSLGGPTGHGGEAVQGRRENPKEARRTRDSQDGSYMKPERETAWTNGGREDSNEAYRQQAPQEVDRTLQEDAEDISSHFLAFFDDSLPLHSSVHTAERTKARASAPGENRGDTPPASVDGTLSADGLLFMHRGGFDFASGRSVTVSEEARRKARQMFELEDIETEGKKERGQMVEKGDIGAEGQESRSEKEKQETGMSGGFRFASGRSVTVSEEARRKARQMFELEDIETEGKKERGQMVEKGDIRAEGQESRSEKERQETGMSGGFRFASGRSVTVSEEARRKARQMFELEDIETEGKKERGQMVEKGDIGAEGQESRSEKERQETGMSGGFRFASGRSVTVSEEARRKARQMFELEDIETEGKKERGQMVEKGDIGAEGQESRSEKERQETGMSGGFRFASGRSVTVSEEARRKARQMFELEDIETEGKKERGQMVEKGDIRAEGQESRSEKERQETGMSGGFRFASGRSVTVSEEARRKARQMVELEDSDKCREEASGTFNRGGAVEGGVAISLGNPLANLPVVTSAAFVSPVVASSHPCSSSSCPSFSLSRVGGAFARDLLPHASIPQRPAGSVESVGEREARTETLSVTVEETERPPSSLGSPFVRVRSSPASNRVPVQQEEAKLQPPLSADAGGGQGSPGSPLSSALPSSRRSPAPSPSTPSLPVASESLSVSPSPSLSLSCVSRPPPLRRRGASGLGVLRPAEASGGAPGARTAVARDRRHFKAPRRNSQTASLGGNGSRARHNCREEAENRRPGEAGKGTQECDRKGEQEDDFAGRERSTAIASGIESSRLFSLEVKAGGLVAPLHHNALLLRWLWGRHARLASICMPQVSFFSGDQPSPRPASPASGPPCLAPLSALLSASHTAGGLRDFRRSFLDRGLWLLCLPEPLQTRSVPLYCGSLEAARGFLLLSCKTPAEPGCAQSPRTATQASGEAHARRSEREDGVKAEILLGGVDDFFNMVQTYLQWKRDLKKAAPCTLSASQGVEAQMNGKSRGDQRGDLRAQFRESNGRFTRAWVTNHYSLLCLRAAQRWIQTFALAVACRQNETERISSPAVSPAFSLSHCSRRPSSRPSSLVLQPPREAGTPSLIPSPLSALSPQPSLGSFPPPPPSPRSLLKALLGRVEAEAAGRRSVLRQICEGDVSPATPMVLEILHPPFSSGEDALSLRVSDGWYSLKARVADPFLAFVFERIFRRKDRSEAGPEGAEQHRPFPRFAFRRVFVQGASLCGLSEPCCPLDLPVSACLLLHASTCRPLFAFPRSRPSPSLLPSLPGASCSAVPPRFLPHASPSCLSPPYAHAARGAASPGRALRVLSSCRAAFPLGRWRGGRGETARTDDGKEDERGVPQALKGLRRGMPGEVSVVDVIVLRRGPLLFRVRRQKPPGESPWGRQEARQGGAQGNEPAHSENNAEGDGETEVVLMTETEYRAWRQREEETVRTKREEEWDILREKVAEARRKTEGKRAKKRACRRSQGDEGDAIAETWTRRSARNRDEELENAAPSRNRVEKQAAGNSDADAYEEASAETASDEEDELKHLERQQSRLEDSWVNDRQNLAKQGHAQIEFLVIDSLFLHKLSSLALAAPAATSSSSSSSSSSSSSSSSSSSSSSSSSSSSSSSASSPFSSPSSFSSSSSSSASSFSSTSSSPSTSSSASFSSFSNVSVSLSLSPHLPSRAFPSAASAVSSSAFSSPSPGFMPPSSFCVSQTDIENALDCALEEEAHAPPAAFASSSALSAVLSTPCCLPHSSSVAHVLPHLASIAVSSVDAPTGGTALNSPAQTDGASEAAQDQRGTHALRLPPTPRGSTEADARLGKAFSILRLCGCLDGTLGETQERENEASLLMLFRRSLAWVTLSGHPGADEETPFADLQEGERVKLSNLLCAPSSRALPRMPQRETRPRRERGGAKRGGTEEDGRRGEGKERTFSEFVAAAEEEERRRRDGIEGREGLRLVRLHGTHRTGFQIVRLAPASGTSSFSSSPCAALSSPSSSSLSSSSSLSSSFLSVCMPVGAITPGRSRPVPFALPLSMVSTSLQDALAAFRSTFVLPRGPSSRLALDGSATRILSVHAEQQAGRGEDTAHPGSEAGDAGVLQTADPASADAEEPEEDATREADDRRTRGEKARGKLEKGRQKRAVEFAGEPGGDARPGKRQKGELADGKIPLSVAPEIAPREDENDTQKTLREKGLEAGRRTRLAGVSVSTKPANDERSFASRPWLRAEPEAPQEKAETQGSAALLSSVSRRVLPLASVEVLLGLCRLPLFSRLHSLTFSLKQEETERGREWPQKVHQRQGREGREAHVRPDSMRMQVQPRDGFEDAKPHEAREPFFPFCFSGEGTRAAPASLGIVPGMVYDLVGVLVLLEDHQVSPVCVPVSSHAPFSGSVASWPVSDWHARGGLVAFLWTSTDQLCCIRVKTSGNFSSVGSGLRRLESCVAPERTAASSRSSAPNSCSRSSARSGSPRVASSRIPAVPALSPQRMASELGGTGTAGGPKGARDENPPWEDDPCGCPMLLRYRQLLLGAGRRRHPGGSGREEARPVRVERQDGLKRWWVLHADEGGVAERDGNDRERSSEAVLEHPAVSSCDPSSTRSISLRWAVFQNVEFEGQDHRLGIFNFSASPRLLHVASGSLEARAPISPPSLPSGVSSSSCPSLAEAQRAAVSRNIENERRSGERGDGSDVQFGEREEGTGKGTREGKETSTARGSPKRASTWERERRETQGERHMESEGIVDVAETNQTRTACTEGGKENETVSAVDTSASRRDEDAQPAAEHQEREEFEDRGSERQSVATPRLRRGRGGHQESEIKAKASLGSAAVSGCISDRGDPWVEDNEKR; translated from the exons aTGCGTTCCAAAGAGTCTCCCGGCAGTCAGCTGTTCAGCCTGCTCGACGACCTTCTCGAGGCCGGAGTTGTCT ACCTCGCTGATGTTATGGCCGTTGAACTCGATGATCTCGACGCGGTTCCTGCTGCCTCTTCGGGTgcatcttcttccgtttcccttccgtcttccCGCCATagtgcttctctttccaacgtttcgcttcctcctttttcttcttcggcacATTCCTCTCCCCCTGTCCCGCTGTCGTGCTTTTCTTTGGGCGGTCCCACAGGGCACGGAGGAGAGGCAGTgcaggggagacgcgagaacccgaaagaagcgaggcgcaCAAGAGACAGCCAAGATGGGAGTTATATGAAACCAGAACGCGAGACCGCATGGACGAAtggggggagagaagactcaAACGAAGCATACAGACAGCAGGCACCACAAGAGGTCGACAGAACCCTGCAGGAGGATGCCGAAGACATCTCTTCGCATTTCCTTGCTTTCTTCGACGactcccttcctctccattccagtgtacatacagccgAACGTACCAAGGCTCGAGCTAGCGCCCCAGGCGAAAATCGCGGAGACACGCCCCCTGCCTCCGTCGACGGCACGCTTTCTGCCGACGGCCTCCTGTTCATGCACCGTGGAGGGTTCGACTTTGCCTCAGGACGCAGTGTGACGGTGagtgaggaagcgaggcgaaaggcgcggCAGATGTTTGAACTCGAGGATATCGagacggaggggaagaaggagcgtGGACAGATGGTCGAGAAGGGCGACATCGGGGCAGAAGGCCAGGagtcgaggagcgagaaggagaaacaggagacagggatgAGCGGGGGATTCCGTTTCGCCTCAGGACGCAGTGTGACGGTGagtgaggaagcgaggcgaaaggcgcggCAGATGTTTGAACTCGAGGATATCGagacggaggggaagaaggagcgtGGACAGATGGTCGAGAAGGGCGACATCCGGGCAGAAGGCCAGGagtcgaggagcgagaaggagagacaggagacagggatgAGCGGGGGATTCCGTTTCGCCTCAGGACGCAGTGTGACGGTGagtgaggaagcgaggcgaaaggcgcggCAGATGTTTGAACTCGAGGATATCGagacggaggggaagaaggagcgtGGACAGATGGTCGAGAAGGGCGACATCGGGGCAGAAGGCCAGGagtcgaggagcgagaaggagagacaggagacagggatgAGCGGGGGATTCCGTTTCGCCTCAGGACGCAGTGTGACGGTGagtgaggaagcgaggcgaaaggcgcggCAGATGTTTGAACTCGAGGATATCGagacggaggggaagaaggagcgtGGACAGATGGTCGAGAAGGGCGACATCGGGGCAGAAGGCCAGGagtcgaggagcgagaaggagagacaggagacagggatgAGCGGGGGATTCCGTTTCGCCTCAGGACGCAGTGTGACGGTGagtgaggaagcgaggcgaaaggcgcggCAGATGTTTGAACTCGAGGATATCGagacggaggggaagaaggagcgtGGACAGATGGTCGAGAAGGGCGACATCCGGGCAGAAGGCCAGGagtcgaggagcgagaaggagagacaggagacagggatgAGCGGGGGATTCCGTTTCGCCTCAGGACGCAGTGTGACGGTGagtgaggaagcgaggcgaaaggcgcggCAGATGGTTGAACTCGAGGATTCTGACAAATGCCGAGAGGAGGCAAGTGGAACCTTTAATCGTGGAGGGGCAGTGGAGGGGGGTGTCGCCATCTCACTAGGGAACCCTCTAGCAAATCTGCCGGTCGTAACTTCGGCTGCGTTCGTTTCGCCTGTGGTTGCCTCCTCGCATCCGTGTTCGTCatcttcctgtccttccttttctctctcgcgggttGGTGGAGCTTTTGCTCGAGATTTGCTTCCGCATGCATCGATTCCACAGCGGCCTGCAGGCTCTGTCGAGAGCGTGGGAGAGCGCGAAGCCCGGACGGAGACACTTTCGGTGACGGTGGAGGAGACTGAACGCCCGCCTAGCTCCCTTGGGTCTCCGTTTGTTCGTGTTCGATCTTCGCCTGCATCCAACCGTGTCCCCGTTCagcaggaggaagcgaaactgCAACCGCCACTGTCGGCAGACGCGGGAGGAGGCCAGGGCTCTCCAGggtctcctttgtcttctgcgcttccttcctcgagACGATCTCccgctccgtctccttctaCCCCTTCCTTGCCGGTTGCTTCTGAGAGTCTGAGCGTTagtccctctccctctttgtccctctcttgtgtttctcggcctccgcctttgcgacggcgaggcgcctccggCTTGGGAGTCCTTCGCCCCGCGGAGGCCAGCGGTGGAGCCCCAGGCGCCCGTACCGCGGtcgccagagacaggagacacttcAAGGCTCCACGGCGGAACTCGCAGACGGCGTCTCTCGGAGGCAACGGGTCTCGCGCGCGACACAACtgtcgagaggaagcagagaatcGAAGACCGGGGGAGGCAGGGAAAGGAACACAGGAATGCGACCGgaaaggagaacaagaggacgatttcgcagggagagaaaggagcacGGCAATTGCATCTGGAATCGAGTCTTCTCGGCTGTTCTCCCTCGAGGTCAAGGCAGGAGGACTTGTTGCGCCTCTCCATCACAACGCTCTTCTCCTGCGATGGCTGTGGGGGAGGCACGCGCGTCTTGCGTCGATTTGCATGCCGCaagtctcttttttttcaggAGACCAGCCTTCGCCGcgccctgcgtctcctgcctcgggacctccgtgtctcgcgccgctctctgctctcctctcggcttctcaCACTGCAGGCGGACTCCGAGACTTTCGGCGTTCTTTCCTTGACCGCGGGCTCTGGCTGCTGTGCCTCCCAGAGCCGCTCCAGACCCGCAGCGTTCCTCTCTACTGCGGGTCTCTCGAGGCCGCTCGaggctttcttctgctttcctGCAAAACACCGGCAGAGCCTGGATGCGCGCAAAGCCCGAGAACAGCGACGCAAGCCTCCGGCGAGGCTCACGCacgcagaagcgaaagagaagacggcgtaAAGGCAGAAATCCTCCTCGGAGGAGTGGACGACTTCTTCAACATGGTTCAGACTTACCTCCAGTGGAAGCGCGATTTGAAGAAAGCAGCGCCTTGTACACTTTCTGCTTCACAGGGAGTGGAGGCGCAAATGAACGGCAAGAGTCGAGGCGATCAAAGAGGGGACTTGCGGGCGCAGTTCCGCGAATCAAACGGACGCTTCACCCGCGCTTGGGTCACCAACCATTACAgcctcctttgtctccgagCTGCTCAGCGATGGATCCAGACTTTTGCGTTGGCCGTCGCGTGCCGCCAAAACGAAACAGAACGGATCAGCAGCCCCGCAGTctctcctgctttctctctctctcactgtTCTCGCCGTCCCAGTTCCCggccctcgtctctcgtcctccAGCCTCCTCGCGAGGCCGGCACCCCCTCCCTCATTCCTTCTCCACTCTCTGCACTGTCTCCTCAACCGAGTTTGGGCTCttttccgccgccgcctccgagTCCGCGAAGTCTTCTCAAGGCGTTGCTTGGTCGCGTTGAGGCAGAAGCCGCGGGACGGCGCTCGGTGCTCCGGCAGATTTGCGAGGGCGACGTGTCCCCTGCGACGCCGATGGTTCTTGAAATTCTCCATCCGCCGTTTTCCAGCGGGGAAGACGCCCTGtcgctgcgcgtctccgacgGCTGGTACTCCTTGAAAGCCCGAGTAGCCGatccgtttctcgcctttgtgTTCGAGCGAATTTTCCGAAGAAAAGACCGAAGCGAGGCAGGtccagaaggcgcggagCAGCACAGGCCTTTCCCAAGGTTCGCCTTTCGGCGGGTCTTTGTCCagggcgcgtctctctgcggtttGTCGGAGCCGTGCTGTCCTCTGGACCTCCCTGTCTCGGCTTGTCTGCTTCTGCACGCGTCGACATGCCGGCCTCTCTttgcgtttcctcgctcacgtccgtctccgtctttgcttccttctcttccaggGGCTTCGTGCTCGGCGGTTCCCCCGCGATTCCTCCcgcatgcgtcgccttcttgccTTTCGCCGCCCTATGCTCATGCAGCCCGCGGAGCCGCGTCTCCAGGCCGCGCTCTCCgggttctttcttcttgtcgcgccgcgtttcctctcgggcGCTGGCGGGGCGGAAGGGGCGAAACCGCGCGAACCGACGACGGgaaagaggacgagcgaGGAGTTCCCCAAGCGTTGAAAGGCCTGCGCCGTGGCATGCCTGGAGAGGTTTCCGTGGTGGACGTGATCGTCCTCCGGAGAGGGCCTCTGCTCTTTCGggtgcggagacagaaaccgcCAGGCGAGAGTCCGTGGGGAAGGCAGGAAGCGCGGCAAGGAGGCGCCCAGGGAAACGAACCGGCGCACTCCGAGAACAacgccgagggagacggcgagacggaggTCGTTTTGATGACGGAAACAGAGTACCGCGCctggcgacagcgagaagaagaaaccgtGAGAACAAAGCGCGAGGAGGAATGGGACATCCTCCGAGAGAAAGTCGCGGAAGCGcggcgaaaaacagaaggcAAGAGGGCGAAAAAGCGAGCGTGTCGCCGATCTCAGGGCGATGAGGGCGACGCCATCGCGGAGACGTGGACGCGGAGGTCCGCGCGAAACCGCGACGAAGAACTTGAAAATGCGGCTCCATCGCGAAATCGCGTAGAAAAGCAGGCGGCTGGAAACAGCGATGCGGATGCCTACGAAGAAGCCTCTGCAGAAACAGCctcagacgaggaagacgagctgAAACActtggagagacagcagagtcGGCTGGAGGATTCGTGGGTGAACGACCGTCAAAACCTGGCAAAACAGGGACACGCCCAGATCGAATTCCTCGTCATCGATTCCCTATTTCTCCACAaactctcctctctcgcactcgccgcgcctgctgctacttcctcgtcctcgtcttcttcctcttcctcgtcttcttcctcttcctcgtcttcctcctcttcctcgtcttcctcctcttcctcgtcctcttctgcttcctcgcctttttcctctccctcgtctttttcctcttcctcgtcttcttccgcttcctcgttttcttccacttcctcgtctccttccacttcctcgtctgcctcaTTTTCATCTTTTTCAAATGTCTCCGTGTCGCTCAGTTTGTCTCCGCACCTGCCgtcgcgcgcgtttccctccgcggcgtctgctgtctcgagttccgcgttttcttcgccgtcgccggggTTCatgccgccttcttccttctgtgtctctcagACCGACATCGAGAATGCCCTCGATTGTGcactggaggaagaagcgcacgCACCCCCCGCCGCATTTGCCTCGTCGTCAGCGCTCTCCGCTGTGCTTTCCACTCCGTGTTGCTTGCCGCATTCGTCCTCTGTCGCGCATGTTTTGCCTCACCTCGCCTCAATCGCGGTATCCTCGGTCGACGCGCCCACCGGCGGCACCGCGCTCAACTCCCCTGCGCAGACAGACGGAGCGAGCGAAGCCGCGCAGGACCAACGaggcacgcatgcactcAGGTTGCCGCCCACCCCGCGAGGTTCCACAGAGGCCGATGCCCGTCTAGGCAAGGCGTTTTCCATCCTCCGCTTATGCGGCTGTCTCGACGGGACGTTGGGGGAGACGCAAGAGCGTGAAAACGAGGCGAGTCTACTCATGCTCTTCCGCCGGAGCCTCGCTTGGGTCACCCTCTCAGGACACCCTGgggcagacgaagagacgcctTTCGCGGATCTgcaagaaggagaacgcgtGAAGCTCTCGAACCTCCTCTGCGCTCCATCTTCCCGCGCACTGCCCCGAATGccacagagggagacaaggccgcggcgagaacgaggcgggGCAAAACGGGgcgggacagaagaggaTGGACGGcggggagaggggaaggagcggACTTTCTCGGAGTTTGTTGcagcggcagaagaagaagagagaagaagaagagacggaatCGAAGGCCGCGAAGGCCTGCGACTGGTGCGGCTCCACGGAACGCACAG AACCGGTTTCCAGAtcgttcgcctcgcccctgcCTCAGGTacatcttctttctcctcgtctccgtgtgCTGCGTtgtcctctccgtcgtcttcctctctgtcctcgtcttcctctctgtcctcgtcttttctctcggtctGCATGCCGGTCGGTGCCATCACCCCAGGCCGGTCGCGTCCAGTCCCCTTTGCTCTGCCGCTGTCGATGGTCTCCACCTCGCTACAAGACGCGCTGGCTGCGTTTCGTTCGACGTTTGTCCTTCCCCGCGgaccttcctctcgtcttgcCTTGGATGGATCTGCTACACGGATTCTCTCTGTTCACGCCGAGCAGCAAGCTGGgcgcggagaagacacagcGCACCCCgggagcgaggcaggcgacgcaggcgtctTACAGACCGCCGACCCGGCAAgcgcagacgcagaggaacccgaggaagacgcgactCGTGAGGCGGACGACCGTCGGActcgaggggagaaggcgagagggaaactcGAAAAAGGACGGCAGAAACGGGCGGTGGAGTTTGCGGGCGAACCAGGAGGAGATGCGAGGCCtgggaaaagacagaaggggGAACTCGCCGACGGGAAGATCCCACTCAGCGTCGCGCCCGAGATCGCcccgagagaggacgagaacgaTACGCAAAAGACGTTGCGCGAAAAAGGACTGGAAGCcgggagacgaacgcgacTCGCTGGAGTCTCCGTGTCAACTAAGCCAGCAAACGACGAGAGATCCTTTGCTTCTCGGCCTTGGCTTCGAGCAGAGCCAGAGGCGCCGcaagaaaaagcggagaccCAGGGAAGCGcggctcttctttcgtctgtctctcgccgcgttctcCCCCTGGCTTCGGTCGAAgtccttctcggtctctgtcGACTGCCACTCTTCTCACGGCTTCACAGTCTGACGTTTTCTctgaagcaggaagagacagaacgcggGCGAGAATGGCCACAGAAGGTGCACCAGCgccaaggaagagagggacgggaagCACATGTGCGGCCAGACTcgatgcgcatgcaggtcCAACCCCGGGATGGTttcgaagacgcgaagccgCACGAAGCTCGAGAGCCGttctttccgttttgtttctctggcGAAGGAACCCGAGCTGCGCCGGCTTCACTCGGCATCGTGCCCGGCATGGTGTACGACCTTGTCGGGGTTCTCGTCTTGCTCGAAGATCACcaagtgtctcctgtctgtgTTCCAGTGTCCTCACATGCTCCCTTCTCTGGGAGTGTCGCGTCTTGGCCGGTCAGCGACTGGCATGCGCGTGGAGggctcgtcgccttcctgtgGACTTCAACTGACCAGCTCTGCTGCATTCGCGTCAAGACGTCTGGGAATTTTTCGAGCGTCGGTTCTGGCCTGCGACGCCTCGAGTCGTGTGTCGCTCCAGAGCGAACggccgcttcttcgcgttcttccgcgCCCAACTCCTGCTCTCGGTCATCTGCGCGATCTGGTTCTCCTCGCGTTGCCTCCAGCCGCATCCCGGCCGTCCCTGCGTTGAGTCCCCAGCGAATGGCGAGCGAGCTGGGGGGGACAGGAACCGCTGGCGGACcaaagggagcgagagacgagaaccCGCCGTGGGAGGACGATCCATGTGGCTGTCCAATGCTGCTGCGATATCGACAGCTCCTTCTAGGGGctgggagacgaagacaccCCGGAGGCAGCGgtcgcgaggaagcgcggcCTGTGAGAGTTGAAAGGCAAGACGGTCTCAAACGGTGGTGGGTGCTTCACGCTGACGAAGGCGGAGTCGCTGAACGCGACGGAAACGACAGAGAACGTTCTTCGGAAGCCGTGCTTGAACACCCGGCTGTTTCCTCTTGTGACCCGTCTTCGACGCGTTCCATATCTCTACGCTGGGCAGTTTTCCAGAATGTCGAGTTTGAAGGCCAGGATCACCGTTTGGGCATTTTCAACTTCTCGGCATCGCCCAGACTTCTCCACGTCGCCAGTGGATCGCTCGAGGCGCGAGCGCCGatttcgcctccgtcgcttccttctggagtttcgtcctcttcgtgtccttctcttgcggaggcgcagagagctGCGGTCTCCCGCAACAtcgaaaacgagaggcgaagcggagagaggggcgacggGAGCGACGTCCAGTtcggggaaagagaagagggaacgggGAAAGGAActcgagaggggaaagagacgagcaCGGCACGTGGATCTCCGAAACGCGCAAGCACCTgggagcgagaaaggcgggaaacccagggcgagagacacatggAATCTGAAGGGATCGTGGACGTGGCAGAGACGAATCAAACACGCACCGCCTGcacagagggagggaaggagaatGAGACTGTAAGCGCAGTCGATACTTCGGCGAGtagaagagacgaagacgcgcaacCCGCGGCAGAGCACCAGGAACGAGAGGAATTCGAGGATCGCGGCAGTGAAAGGCAGAGCGTGGCAACACCGCGACTTCGccgcgggagaggaggacaCCAGGAGAGCGAGATCAAGGCGAAGGCCTCCTTGGGGTCGGCGGCGGTGTCAGGATGCATTTCCGATAGAGGAGATCCTTGGGTTGAGGAcaacgagaagaga